In the genome of Geotrypetes seraphini chromosome 16, aGeoSer1.1, whole genome shotgun sequence, one region contains:
- the ING4 gene encoding inhibitor of growth protein 4 isoform X4, whose amino-acid sequence MRDLDQRTEDLKTEIDRMATQYITSARTLSSEEKLELLKRIQDAYGKCKEFGDDKVQLAMQTYEMVDKHIRRLDTDLARFEADLKEKQIESSDYDSSSSKGKKKGRSQKEKKAAKARSKVKNSDEETVKSTQKKMKIVHTGAEYGTPAVNFGNVHPSDVLDMPVDPNEPTYCLCHQVSYGEMIGCDNPDCSIEWFHFACVGLTTKPRGKWFCPRCSQERKKK is encoded by the exons ATGAGGGATCTGGACCAGAGGACTGAAG ACCTTAAGACAGAGATTGACAGGATGGCCACGCAATACATTACTAGTGCCCGGACACTCTCCTCGGAGGAAAAGCTGGAGCTTCTCAAGCGGATTCAAGACGCCTATGGGAAATGCAAGGAATTTGGAGATGATAAAGTGCAGCTGGCAATGCAGACCTATGAAATG GTAGATAAACATATTAGGCGCTTGGACACAGATCTTGCCCGCTTTGAGGCAGATCTGAAGGAGAAACAGATTGAATCCAGTGACTATGACAGTTCATCCAGCAAGGGGAAAAAAA aGGGCAggagtcaaaaagaaaaaaaggcagcAAAAGCCAGGTCAAAGGTCAAAAACTCAGATGAAGAGACCGTGAAAAGCACCCAGAAAAAAATGAAGATTGTTCATAC TGGTGCAGAGTATGGGACGCCAGCTGTGAATTTTGGGAATGTGCATCCCTCGGATGTGTTAGACATGCCTGTGGATCCTAATGAGCCAACTTACTGCCTCTGTCACCAAGTATCCTATGGAGAAATGATCGGCTGTGACAATCCTGAT TGCTCCATCGAGTGGTTTCACTTTGCTTGTGTGGGTCTGACAACAAAACCAAGGGGGAAATG
- the MED11 gene encoding mediator of RNA polymerase II transcription subunit 11, whose product MATHGLASERLRTLEDIEKEIATVLQSAGTVTLELSKEKPNERLLDRQTAQFVASVQKVESELSSQIRYLTQVATGQPHEGSSYSARKDCQMALNCADYARVKLGELSKTCEQMLEQP is encoded by the exons ATGGCGACGCACGGGCTGGCGAGCGAGAGGCTGCGCACCCTGGAAGACATCGAGAAGGAGATCGCGACCGTGCTGCAGAGTGCGG GGACCGTGACCCTTGAACTCTCAAAAGAGAAACCTAATGAACGTTTGTTGGACCGTCAGACAGCACAATTTGTGGCTTCTGTACAAAAGGTGGAATCTGAATTGTCCAGCCAGATCCGCTACCTGACCCAG GTGGCAACAGGACAACCCCATGAAGGCTCAAGTTACTCCGCCCGAAAGGACTGCCAGATGGCTTTGAACTGTGCCGATTATGCACGTGTTAAGTTGGGAGAACTTTCAAAGACCTGTGAACAGATGCTGGAGCAACCATAA
- the ING4 gene encoding inhibitor of growth protein 4 isoform X3 has translation MSEHREGGSRGRGIENLPFELQRNFQLMRDLDQRTEDLKTEIDRMATQYITSARTLSSEEKLELLKRIQDAYGKCKEFGDDKVQLAMQTYEMVDKHIRRLDTDLARFEADLKEKQIESSDYDSSSSKGKKKGRSQKEKKAAKARSKVKNSDEETVKSTQKKMKIVHTGAEYGTPAVNFGNVHPSDVLDMPVDPNEPTYCLCHQVSYGEMIGCDNPDCSIEWFHFACVGLTTKPRGKWFCPRCSQERKKK, from the exons ATGTCTGAGCACAGGGAGGGTGGCAGCAGGGGGAGAG GTATAGAAAATCTCCCTTTTGAGCTACAGCGGAACTTCCAGCTGATGAGGGATCTGGACCAGAGGACTGAAG ACCTTAAGACAGAGATTGACAGGATGGCCACGCAATACATTACTAGTGCCCGGACACTCTCCTCGGAGGAAAAGCTGGAGCTTCTCAAGCGGATTCAAGACGCCTATGGGAAATGCAAGGAATTTGGAGATGATAAAGTGCAGCTGGCAATGCAGACCTATGAAATG GTAGATAAACATATTAGGCGCTTGGACACAGATCTTGCCCGCTTTGAGGCAGATCTGAAGGAGAAACAGATTGAATCCAGTGACTATGACAGTTCATCCAGCAAGGGGAAAAAAA aGGGCAggagtcaaaaagaaaaaaaggcagcAAAAGCCAGGTCAAAGGTCAAAAACTCAGATGAAGAGACCGTGAAAAGCACCCAGAAAAAAATGAAGATTGTTCATAC TGGTGCAGAGTATGGGACGCCAGCTGTGAATTTTGGGAATGTGCATCCCTCGGATGTGTTAGACATGCCTGTGGATCCTAATGAGCCAACTTACTGCCTCTGTCACCAAGTATCCTATGGAGAAATGATCGGCTGTGACAATCCTGAT TGCTCCATCGAGTGGTTTCACTTTGCTTGTGTGGGTCTGACAACAAAACCAAGGGGGAAATG
- the ING4 gene encoding inhibitor of growth protein 4 isoform X2 produces MAAGMYLEHYLDSIENLPFELQRNFQLMRDLDQRTEDLKTEIDRMATQYITSARTLSSEEKLELLKRIQDAYGKCKEFGDDKVQLAMQTYEMVDKHIRRLDTDLARFEADLKEKQIESSDYDSSSSKGKKKGRSQKEKKAAKARSKVKNSDEETVKSTQKKMKIVHTGAEYGTPAVNFGNVHPSDVLDMPVDPNEPTYCLCHQVSYGEMIGCDNPDCSIEWFHFACVGLTTKPRGKWFCPRCSQERKKK; encoded by the exons ATGGCGGCAGGCATGTACCTGGAACATTACCTAGACA GTATAGAAAATCTCCCTTTTGAGCTACAGCGGAACTTCCAGCTGATGAGGGATCTGGACCAGAGGACTGAAG ACCTTAAGACAGAGATTGACAGGATGGCCACGCAATACATTACTAGTGCCCGGACACTCTCCTCGGAGGAAAAGCTGGAGCTTCTCAAGCGGATTCAAGACGCCTATGGGAAATGCAAGGAATTTGGAGATGATAAAGTGCAGCTGGCAATGCAGACCTATGAAATG GTAGATAAACATATTAGGCGCTTGGACACAGATCTTGCCCGCTTTGAGGCAGATCTGAAGGAGAAACAGATTGAATCCAGTGACTATGACAGTTCATCCAGCAAGGGGAAAAAAA aGGGCAggagtcaaaaagaaaaaaaggcagcAAAAGCCAGGTCAAAGGTCAAAAACTCAGATGAAGAGACCGTGAAAAGCACCCAGAAAAAAATGAAGATTGTTCATAC TGGTGCAGAGTATGGGACGCCAGCTGTGAATTTTGGGAATGTGCATCCCTCGGATGTGTTAGACATGCCTGTGGATCCTAATGAGCCAACTTACTGCCTCTGTCACCAAGTATCCTATGGAGAAATGATCGGCTGTGACAATCCTGAT TGCTCCATCGAGTGGTTTCACTTTGCTTGTGTGGGTCTGACAACAAAACCAAGGGGGAAATG